The stretch of DNA TCGCTCAAAAGGAGACAGATACTGTCCAAATAAAAGACTGCCAGGTCTACAGCCCAGTTGTAACTGCAATATGGACTCCAAGGACCTGAATACTACCAACTGCTCTCACatggtcctctctcctctcaaccaGAGCACATCAGTTTCAACAAGGCAAATCCATGTCTCCTCGTGTCTCTTTTGGCAAATCGTACAGAATGAGACATCACTGGTCCTTTTGGTCTTGTTGTTCATGactcttttcctcttctctgtGATGGTGAACAGCTACCTGCTGATCGCGCTGAAGAGCTCAGATAGCTTCTCCTGGCGGCCTCGCTATACTCTGCTGAAGAATCTGATCGTCAGTGACCTGttgctgtctctcgctctgtcgtcCACCGTGCTCCGCTGCCTGTTGACCAGGCACACACTGGTGTTTGGAGGCTGGTGCATTTTGCAGGTCACTGTCTGTAGCACAGGCATCCTATGCTCTCTGCTCACTCTGACCCTCATGGCCGTGGAGCGTTTCATCTTTATATGCCACGGCCTCCGTTACATGGTCATCTTGACTTCCAGGCGACTACATCTGGCCATAGCGCTGACCTGGGTACTTTCCGTGACCGTAGCTGTTGTCCGAGTGGGTCTTCTACTCTCTGGACAGACCTCTTTTGGCAGAGCCATTCCAGGGCTACTATGCGATCCCATAATCATGGATAAACTACCTGGCCTTCACTGGGCAATGAAGATGTTCCACACAGTCACTATCATTGTTGTACTTCTCGTCTGCATCTTGACCTTCTCCATCTGCTACAGACGCATGTACCAAGCGGCCCGCAGAGTCGTGGAACCCTTCCACTCTGACAATAGTCTCGCCCGTCACACCATCACCTTCTATTTCTTCATGTTCTTCCTGCAGCTGCTGCCCATCATGGGGAATATAGCTAGATTGGTGCTAAGGAAAACCATGTCCATGACACCTCCTGATCATTTGTCACTGGCGGAGCGCTCAATGTTTTTAACTGTGTTAGTGGCGTTCATGGTACCGCCATGCATCAACCCACTTGCCTACGGTATTCGGAACACGGAGGTACGGCACACACTGGCACAGCTGTTCAGACTGCAGCAGAGGAGGCGGGGAGAAGTGGCCTAATCCTCCCAGTTTACTTTATTGAATCTCCTTGAGGAAATGtgcagagggagaggtgggacAGCTAGTGTGTCTTGAGGATAAAAGTTGTACTTTTCAGAACCTTCCCCATGATATCTACCTTTACCATGTACAGTCAGGTCTGTAATTATTGGCACCTTGCTTTGCTTTTAGGCCCATGGGGAAGGGTGGTATGAGGAGGGGTTTTCTGGTTGCTAGGGGGGTGGGAAGGGGTGGAAAACATGGTTTCCGGGTGGGTGGTTGGGGGGGAGACATGTGCTGTAGGATGGGTGGGGTTGGAGTAATGAGGTgggaggttgagggtagaggctCACTTTGTTTTTCTCTTTCATAGCTACTCAATTTATTCTTCCTTTTTGGCTCTGTGATGCGCAGTAACTGTTCCATTATATGCATTTGTGCATTGTGCATGTAGCCCACAAGAAATGCAAAACATTATAAAGATTTGGTCACACAAAAAGAAGATAGGGGTCAAACTTATTGTcacccctgttttcagtactcTACCATGCTCCGAGTataacgacactgagcctttttctgaaatgttttatgagattggagaacatgttgggagggatcttagaccatccctctatacagaatctttccagatccttaatATCCTTCATCTgatcttatggactgccctcttcaattcaaaccacaagttttcaatggggttcaattCCGGGGAGACTAATAGCCAAAtacctctattttcatgtcatttgAACATAGCATCGCTTCTGATCCAAGTACCAATGCCATTCATCAAACTCCaagcggtgctatggtcagatgacatgaaaatagatctCTTTGAGTTTGGCGTTGAAAAAgagaagcatatgcagaaaagtacctcatacttATGGTTAAAATATGGTGGTAGATCTTTGATGTTATATGGCTATTTTGCTTCCATCATGAACTTAATCAAGTATGAGGACATTTTAGACAAAAACCTGGGCtaggtttcccaaaagcatcataGCACTAAGAGCATCTTAATTCCATTGAAAATAAATGGACTAAAGATGATCTTAGTGCTACGATGTTTTAGGGAAACCTAGCCCAGATTGTCTCTGCCTGGGGGCTGACACCTGGCCATAAgtagatcttccagcaagacaataaccccaagcactaatcaacatcctcagtaaaaggtttaattgaccacaaaatcaatattttgcaacgaccatctcagtctccggacttgaacacCATTAAAAACCTATGGTTTGAATTGATGAGTTCAGTCTATAagagcagacgaaggatatcaaggatctggaaagattctgtatggaggaatggtgtaagatccctcccaatgtgttctccaatctcataaaacatattataaaaaggctcagtgtcgttatccttacaaggggagggtgctagagtattgaaaacaggggtgccaataattttgaaccCTATCTTTGAAAAAAagaaatattacttgttaaacaaaatctctttctctgaacaaTTATATTAGTGTAcaattatatatatgtttttgtatacagtatagtatagtatttgtattatttattttataaagtattttttgaacatctttatcaagggtgccaataattatggatcTGACTGTACCTCTGATGTGCATCTCTTCTGTCAGACTGGGCCTTACAGTAAGCCTTTACTTAGACCCTCCATCATAAACCCTACTCATACGACAGCTATGACAGCTGATGACAGCTAATGACAAGAAACTTGAAGATTCAAGCGTTACAGATTGTACTTGTATTTGAATGTACTTGtatgtaatgttttatttaatatacCTTATGAttgtgtatgtaatgtgtgttGTACCATGTATTTGTGTATAAAAAACAACTACATTGTATGTACTGTGGTCATGAGGATGTTGCCGTAAACATGGTAGCTACAGTATTCATCGTCTAGCTAGCACTACAAGCAAATATAGTTTCCTTCCTAGTAGAAAACACTAGCAAACATGATGGCTGCACAAACGTACATTCTTTATAACTAGGATGGCAAAACTatcggtaatttaccaaagttaccagaattgtCAGGTAATTAACAGGTCATCTATGGCAACCTATGGTAACATTGGTAATTtatatttgaatacattttttaaatgtattcatataaaaaaaaatcttaatctTTATAACTGTGTCCATATTGCCCATGAGTTTCTAGTGATGATGGCCAAGCGGTCGATCGCGGTCGACTGGTTGATCATCAAGGCAtttctagtcgatcaccaaacatttctggaagaacccaacgataaagccttgcttTCCTCATTTTTCTTATTAGTCTCGCGCTGttgacggtaggtgcacttgattcagcagtcCTAGGCAAAGTGTTcgcattttgaaccatttcatgtgtctgaagatAGAACTCCACCTACCTGGCAGACCCAGAgtgcaaatcaagtgcacctatagggctaccgctggccaatcagctcagatcaccgtgtctgcacagtttccttgAGCCATAGACTGTAGAAAGAAGCCATGAACGCACAGCGAAGTTGATACTGTGAAATGTGAAACATTTTAAAACCATGCATAGAGAGACTCAACCAATACACAAAAGCATAATTTACTATTAACTCTAAACTCACTCTaaatttttgtttagtgtataatGTCAATCCTCCATTGGAAatctattgaaatcatagaaatatagataatagaagaAACAATTTTAAGTTGACATTTGACAATGGGTTGACAATTGTGTCTCAACGGGCACAACACAATCACTTCAGATGATgtgaaatagggtctaagcttCAACAAATGTGAATAGGAAAAAAATCTTGAGTTTACAGGTTTTTAGATCATTTACGTTTAAAGGTTAAGAAAATGACAAATGTTATTAAAACCTTTTTTTCAGAAATGATCAAATAATTTTGTTTGACAacactgtttgtaagcttttaaatgatatcaaactcacccgtttatcttttccagtgatgaagacatggatgtttcATGGTATaataaggaattatcatggtccacacacaccaacacagttgtgaagaagccacaacaatgcctcttccccctcaggaggctgaaaagatttggcatggtccctcagatcctcaaaaacatttacagctgcaccattgagagcatcttgactggatgcatcactgtttggtatggcaactgctttgcaTCCAACTACAAGGTGTTACAAGAGGGtagttacagagggtagtgcgtacggcccagtacatcactggggccaagctctctgccttccaggacctctatcagGCGGTTTCAgtcaagtcatagactgtatcaatcctgttgcctagtcactttatccctagcTATGTACATATCTAATTCAATtaccccgtacccctgcacatcaactcagtactggtaccccgtgtatgtaGCAAAGTTATCGttacttattgtgtatttattccttgttattataattttttaaataatttctcttttttttctttctgcattgttggaaagtaaacattttactgttagtctacacctgttgtttacaaagcatgtgacaaacaacATTAGATTTGActgtatggtggggtatgcaaaatgggtcaactttgagcacctttatctcctgaatgttttggcattcaggtccaaaaggtCACTTTCTGACTTCTTCCACGGGCAAACATGCAtagaaagttttgtttaaatcatgATGTCAAAAGTGAttaaattcaaatggatttacccattAACGTCCATGAGATTTGTGTGTCATCTCCTGAAGATTCCCCTCTCTGTATTGGGAGTTGAGGTGAGTTCGCCTGACATAACTATCAACACTAATATCTGCTGAGTTTACAGCTTTGATACAACGTGCCTGGAGGGATGTCCCAATGTTTGGACTTGCCCTACATTCTAACAAAATGTCACACTGCCATATTGGGGAGTCTACATATTTCTCTTTGCATGCCTACCTTTCCACTGGATACTCCAGGTAACCTTGAGGCAGAATGTGTATaatttagaatgtgccaatgccAGTAAATTATTGCAGCCCATGGGCAAGAATGCAAAAGCTCAAGAAGGCTCTTAAAATTGGTAATCTATAAATTGGACAAGCAAGTTATGTAACTCCTTTGATACAATATTATTAACCAAATATAATTTAGTTATTAAAGGGGTAATCCGCTGTAAACAATAAAGTGGCCACCCGCCATTGTTTTGGTAAAGAGccgagggatggggctggagaaatgtatgtCTCAAATTCATACAGAGCCATGgaagcaaggactgaccatccattatatcaaaattatagttttattaATAttctgaggctatacagtgtttgtttacaattacattgtttacaaataatggtaaaacaagcttatatttttagttctgatggggtacgacagttgaactaagctcatgaggctttTATAAGTTatacttcaagaatcaatgagtatATAATTTATCAAAGTCCAAAAATGGAAgtacttaaatacatttaaaatgtgcagCTCATTAGACGACAGAAAACTACAAACGCTTTACGTTAATCTTTCGTAATGCGTTGTCACAACATAGTCATTACTACAGTAACAGCAATATACGACCAAAGATGGCGCCCCACGTTTGTCTCTTATGAGGAAATGATGTTAGAGAAAATATTAATTCACGTATCTAGGCTGTTTTGCGATAGTTTATTGTGAAAGCAagatattacatttatattttcgcTATTTACGTGTGATAATTGTATTGTGCAAACCGCAATGGCGATGCAAGGTGGGACTGCACTTCAGGAGAAGGTCAGTCGGATGTTGAGCAGAAAGCATAAAAAGCCCGTTCTGAAACCCAACAAGCCGCTTGTTCTGAAAGATGAGGTCGCCAACAGGAAAATTAAGAAAGGGGGTAAGGCTTTTCTGTTAAAGGCTTCCTAACTAACCTGTGTAATGACATGTTCTATCCAGTGGACACGGCTGTAGACATAACACAGCCAACAGCCCAGTACATTTAGTTAGCTAATTGCACGTTTTGTTATTTATTGCTTTACGatttgtactgaacgacacgtttcccCTAAACGGTGCGCACCGTTCTTCAACAGTCTTGAGGTACGTTTGCTAGCGGTTAGCAAGGTGTGACCTTATCAATTCTGGTGTGAATGACTATTTTAAATCGCAACCTCGTGCAGCACACAGAACACACGATCGCCCTCTGGCCCACCATAATCACGTCTGTTCTtcaactggggtgtattcattccgccaaacagtggcaaaacgttttgcaactaaAACGAGTTTCTATTTGAGAActtcaggtaggttcctccccgtttcatttgcttctgtttaagaaacgttttggaaCATAATAGGCGGAATGAATTCCCCCCTGGTCGTGCTGTTCAGTATAGTTTCGGTGGAATTAAACATTGCACACTGTTCTGTCTACTGAACGTGCCCCAGCTCTCTACACTCTGATTGGTCGGCTGTGTTGACTGGTACatctcttatttacaatgtgcatAAATGACACACTCTTGAAATCATTGTAGATCAGTCATCAGCATGCTGAATTAGTAGTACCTTATAATTTTGACAACAGCATTGGAAAGTGATTACACTGTTTTCCCACAGAGGCCACATGTGTCACAGAGATGTCCATGATGATGGCGTgctggaagcagaacaacttcgTCGACACCCTCTGCTCCAATGAAATGCAGTCCTTCTATACGTGTGTTGAGAAAGCCCAGGTATGTTGCTGCTACTCACAGTGTACAGGAAATCCTTGCTCCAGGCTTATTGCACACACCCCTATCTCCCGACCCCCTGTTGTTTTAAACTAGGTCAGCACTGTTATGTTCTTCATTAAACATTTTGCTAGGAGACAAGGGCCAAGGTAATTAGACAGCACGGGTAACATAATTTTCTCTGCCGTTTACTGGCTTGAGACGAGTCATAACAAAACTCTCCCCCTGCCCAGTTTCCTTTAGGGTCTTCCCTCCTGTTTCGCTTTTTATTTGTGTCAGGGCTAATTTCCCCTCAGCTGAGGTGCCCAGCTACTATAGTGCCGCACAGATGGATAACAAGTTATTAGCTTAATTACGTTTTCAGTTTAGTGTctatgtaactgatgtgaaatggctagctagttagcagtgatgcgcgctaatagcgtttcaatcggtgacgtcactcgctttgagaccttgaagtagtggttccccttgctctgcaagggccgcggcttttgtggagWgatgggtaacgatgcttcgtgggtgactgttgttgatgtgtgcagagggtccctggtttgcgcccggggcgaggggacggactaaagttatactgttacattgatgctgttgacctggatcactggttgctgcggaaaaggaggaggtcgaaaggggggtgagtgtaatcgatgtgaaatggctagctagttagcggtggtgctcAGCTGAgcatagcgtttcaatcggtgacgtcactcgctttgagaccttgaaggagtggttccccttgctctgcaagggccgtggcttttgtggagcgatgggtaacgatgcttcgtgggtgactgttgttgatgtgtgcagagggtccctggttcgcgcccgggtcggggcgaggggacggactaaagttaaactgttacatctaCAAGGAGTAATACATTATTTATAAATGTGAATaaatacactatatttacaaaagtatgtggacaacacTTCAAATGGGTGGATTCGACTATTtcggccacacccgttgctgacaggtatataaaatcaagcacacaaccatgcaatctccatagaccaaCATTGGCCGTAGAATGttctcactgaagagctcagtgacttcaacgtggcaccgtcataggatgacaactttccaacaagtcagttcgtcaaatttctgctctgctagagctgccccggtcaactgtaagtgctgttattgtgaagtggaaacatataggagcaacaatggctcagccgggaagtggtaggccacacaagctcacagaacaaaaATTGTTTGTCCTCGTGCAACacccactactgagttccaaactgcttctggaagcaacgtcagcacaataactgtttgttgggagcctcatgaaatgggcttccatggccgGGCAGCCGTgctcaagcctaagatcaccatgcgcaattccaagtgtcggctggagtggtgtaaagctcgccgccattggactctggagcagtggaaacgcgttctctggagtgatgaatcacacttcatctggcagtccgacggacgaatctgggtttggcagataccAGAAGAATgcaacctgcccgaatgcatagtaccaactgtcaagtttggtgggggaggaataatggtctggggctgtttttaatggttcggactaggcccctagATGAAgataaatcttaacgctacagcatacattctgcttccaactttatggcaacagtctggggaaggccctttcctgtttcagcatgacaatgcccctgtgcacaaagtgaggtccatacagaaattgtttgtcgagatcggtgtggacgaacttgactggcctgcacagagccctgacctcagatGAAGATGGCGCCGACGGATATGGCAGCATCTTGACTAGCTGtttggaaactttgcagtatttagttttttttatgtactctttttttacattattagctcaggaaatgttttgtgtcataaaatacagccgggaagaactattgcatattagagtggcggtaactcaccagaactgtcagcattacgaccaggaatacgacttccctgGAGAAGATCTTTGTTCACTCTCCCCAGAGaaattgaacttattccagaggccaaCCCAAAACATCGCCGGCAGAGGAGAGGCACTCGAGGCGGCCTGCTGGTTCGGCTTAGGacgcgcgcacaccacccaccgcttccgagtatattattcgctaatgttcagtctttggataacacagttgatgagcttagagcaaggatttctttccagagagacatcggggcctgtaacatactttgtttcacggaaacatggctctctcgggatactcTGTCGGAGTCGTTAAAGCCAGCaggattctcagtacatcgcacagacaggaataaatatctctcttggaagcagaagggtggaggggtgtgtttcatgattaacgactcatggtgtaattccaggaacatacaggaactcaagtcattttgttcacccgacctagaatacctcacaattaaatgccgaccatattatctcccaagagaattcttcAACGTCATCGCCACGGCCGTTTACATCCCACCTCAAGCCGAAACCTCGACGGCTcacaaagaacttcactggaatttatgcaaactggaaaccacatatcctgaggctgcgtttattgtagctggggatttttaacaaagaaaatcTGAGGACTAGGCTGCCTAAGCTCTATCCACATATTGACTGTTCTACTCACGCTACTAAGACTCTCgaccattgctattcaaacttgtggaatgcttacaaggccctcccctccctcctttcggcaaatctgaccacgactccatcttgctcctctcgtcctataggcagaaactcaaacaggaagtgcccgtgcttcgtactattcaacactggtctgaccaatcagaatccacgtttcaggattgttttgatcacatggactgggatatgttccgggtagttTGCGAAAATAATCGCATGCacagatacggtgactgagtttataaggaagtgtataggagatgtagtactcactgtgactattaaaacctaccctaaccagaaaccgtggatagatgtagcattcgtgcaaaactgaaagcgcgaaccaccgcatttaaccatggcaaggtgactggcatggcagaatataaacagtgtagttattcactccacaaggcaatcaagcaagctaaacgtcagtataaagataatcacggactacaaaaggaaaaccagccacatcgccgAGAcggacgtcttgcttccggacaggctaaatacattttttgcacgctttgaggataacacagtgccaccgacggcccactaccaaggactgtgggctctccttctccatggccgacgtgagtaaaacgtttaaacgcgttaaccctcgcaaggctgccggcccagacggcatccctagccgcgtcctcagagcatgcacagaccagctggctggtgtgtttacgggcatattcaatctctccctatcccagtctcctgtccccaaatgcttcaagatggccaccattgttcctgtacccaagaaggcaaaggtaactgaacttaatgactatcgccctgtagcactcacctctgtcatcatgaagtactttgagagactagtcgagCATCATATcatctctaccttacctgccaccctagacccatttcaatttgcttagcgccccaatagatccacatacGATGCAttcgccatcactctgcacactgccctatcccatctggacacgaggaatacctatataagaatgctttttattaactatagctcagcattcaacaccatagtaccctccaagctcatcattaagcttaaggccctgggtctgaaccccaccctgtgcaactttgtcctggacttcctggcgggctgcccccaggtggtgaaggtaggaaacattacctccactccgctgatcctcaacactggggccccataagGGTGCATGTTCAGCCCCcttctgtgctccctgttcacccatgactgagtggccaagcacgcctccaactcaatcatcaagtttgcagacgacacaacagtagtaggcttgattaccaacaatgacgagacagcctacagggatgaggtgagggctctgggagtgtggtgcctagaaaacaacctcactcaacgtcaacaaaacaaaggagatgatcgtggacttaagGGGGTGCacgctctgctgtttcctaatctacattgacgggaccacagtggagaaggtggaaagcttcaagttccttggcgtacgcATCACTGacactgaaatggaccacccacacagacagtgtggtaaagaaggtGCAAccgagcctcttcaacctcaggagggtaaataaatgtgtcttgtcacgtaaaaccctcacaaacctttacagacgcacaattgaaagcatccggtcgtgctgtatcaccgcctggtacggaaattgcactgcccgcaaccgcaaggctctccaacgcatcaccggggcaaactacctgtcctccaggacacctacagcacccgatgtcacaggaaggtcaaaaagatcatcaaggacatcaaccacctgatcCACTAAAGCTGGggtcgagagactgaaaaacagcttctatctcaaggtaatcagactgttaaacacccatcactagcacattagaggctgctgcctataggcatagactagaaatcactcgCCACTTTAAGGAATTgaacactagttactttaataattttacatatctggcattactcatctcatatgtgtatatactttttctatactattctacggtatctcattcactttataatgtttacaaatcttgcattactcatctcatatgtgtatacactgttttctatactattctactgtatcttagtctgctctgctctgacatCTCTCATTCATAtgtatagtcttaattcattcctaattagatctgtgtgtattgggtatatgcaaccaattaaaatgtgattttgatttgaaccCCATCCAACACccttgggatgaatttgaacgccgaccaagagccaggcctaatcgcccaacatcagtgcccgacctcactaatgctcttgtggctgaatggaagcaagtccccacagcaatgttccagcatctagtggaaagccttcccagaagagtggaagctgttatagcaactccaaattaatgcccatgattttggaatgagatgttcgatgagctgatgtccacatacttttggtcatgtagtgtatctcaagCCGATATGTTTTTAAATTaattagtatttgtatttattatggatccccattagttgctgccaaggcaacagctactctttcAGGgctccagcaaaattaaggcagttataaaagttttaaaacattacacatatctataacacaaaatccagTATTGAATGAGGCAATACATTTTCTTAAAGTTTTTCTTTCATTGTGTTTCCTTACAGATTGCAGTGAAAAACAAATCAGAGCAACACACCATCGGCCAG from Salvelinus sp. IW2-2015 linkage group LG25, ASM291031v2, whole genome shotgun sequence encodes:
- the chchd1 gene encoding small ribosomal subunit protein mS37, whose amino-acid sequence is MAMQGGTALQEKVSRMLSRKHKKPVLKPNKPLVLKDEVANRKIKKGEATCVTEMSMMMACWKQNNFVDTLCSNEMQSFYTCVEKAQIAVKNKSEQHTIGQSGRLQPKQATILLKRYPNLHIEI
- the LOC111951707 gene encoding olfactory receptor 14I1; this encodes MTLFLFSVMVNSYLLIALKSSDSFSWRPRYTLLKNLIVSDLLLSLALSSTVLRCLLTRHTLVFGGWCILQVTVCSTGILCSLLTLTLMAVERFIFICHGLRYMVILTSRRLHLAIALTWVLSVTVAVVRVGLLLSGQTSFGRAIPGLLCDPIIMDKLPGLHWAMKMFHTVTIIVVLLVCILTFSICYRRMYQAARRVVEPFHSDNSLARHTITFYFFMFFLQLLPIMGNIARLVLRKTMSMTPPDHLSLAERSMFLTVLVAFMVPPCINPLAYGIRNTEVRHTLAQLFRLQQRRRGEVA